A segment of the Elaeis guineensis isolate ETL-2024a chromosome 6, EG11, whole genome shotgun sequence genome:
CAAAGGAGATCGCGTCAAAAGGTTTGACGCCTCCCTTAAGAAGCCTCACGACACACCTTATCTAAATGCCTCAATCTCTCATGCCTTCCTCGAGAGGATGCCCGAAGAGTTTGGACACCTTAAGTTTTCTCATGTGAAGCACTTCCTCGTGCTCCAAGAGAATTAGCATTAAAGGTTTTGATGCTAAAAACCTTCTCACATGTGATTGGGTCACACCCAAGGGAGTTGATGGAAAGAGGGTGGATGTCCCATGGAAAAGGGGGCACGGTGTTCTATCTCACAGTGAGGAGAGAAACTAAAATCCTTGAGAAAAATTTTCAGTAATAAGGAATAAGAAAAAGAATCCGCTATAAAAGAGCTAGCATCTCAATGAGATCAGGAACCATTAATCAGATCAGAATCTTGTGTAGATACCTATAGAGGATGAATGCTTATGTGGCTTCAAGAGGATCCCAAAAACATCCGTGATCATCAAATTGCGGTAAAGATCTATCCATGCAAAGGTGACAATTTTGATCTCACTTTCTTTtattaatcttaatcttaaaacTGAGAGATCTGGATTTTTCATGTTGTTTCGAGATGGGATCTTGCATGcttaatcaaaaaattatttttattattttttcattgcacattaatcttaaatttttctatcatttttAAGCTAATCAAAAGGAGAATCTGGTTTCAAGGATTTTATGATGAAAGATTTGATTTTGAAAGTAAATGATGACTATGATTTGAGGAAAAAGTGATCCTAATTTTTTGAGGACTTGagcaaaaaattttgaagatgatttttttttaggaAGGAAGAATGTGATACCACAAAATCCTATCGCATGAATCTCaaagcatcaaaaaaattaaaaaaagagaaaaatagagagaagactcatgttaggagtcttcttctcttctcttctataAACTCCCGATCAGAATCGAAACCCCACACCAGGGAGGAGTCCACGGGGGGGATGGGGAGGAGTCAAGCATTGGATTCCAACTCCGATCGAGATCGAGTCTATGGAAGAgagtcttctctttatttttctctcgTTTTTTTTGATGCTTTGAGATTCGTGTGATAGGATTTTGGGGTATCACAGGCTACTAGGAGCTAAGTTTGCATGGACTTGGATCTGACCTGATGAGACCCAACATAGATTGGGGCATACACAAAATCCATCAGCCATGAGTTGGGCATGGTTTCCAAATTAGGACCCCAGCTCCAATTAGATCAGGTATGAATCCCATCAACCCATCAAATAAATATAAAGGATATGATTTGTGTAGTTAAAATTATTTGACAAGTCCATCTATAGACTTGAAAACCTTACCTTGGGTTCAATCTGAAAGGAGAGTCATCTTAATCCCAACCCACCAAGTGAGGGTTGGTTATGAGTCCAAATCAGCTACATCATGTAGGGTTTAGGTCAAAGTTGGATCAAGACCTAGCTTAACCCAATTGCAAGCCTTTCGTGTGATGTTTTGCTCCACTTTCGCTGCATGGTAGCTTGGCCTGTAAGATAGTGTGAAGCTGCGTAGCCTCGCTTCATTTGGCCTTCATTTTTCTTCCAGTCACAGTCAGTTGCTTTATTGAGCCGTTTTGCTTTCGATCGGAATGTTTCAGGTGTGACAACCATTTCTATCTCAAGCTAGCTGTCGCTGAGCAACCGGACTCTGAATTAACCTGCTCTCTATGATGACAGCATCAATGAAAAGAAATAAATCATGTCATCCGATCCAATCCAATCTAAAGTAAAATTTGTATGGTCCCAAGTCCGGTCCAAAACGGGTTCAGTCGGGCCGGCCGGTTCAGTTCCAGCCACCTTATCTACATCCTTGGACTATAAGACCCATGTGTGATGGTAGAGAGATTTCCTTGAAAAAGGCAAATGGCCATGGTAGCGCTGTCCCCGCCAACCTTTGCGAGTGCATTTGTGCCCAAATTTTCCCCTCCCACTCTTCCCAATTCCTCCTCGCACTGGGCATCCACAAGCATCCAGCCAGGGAAAATCCAAGCAAAACTTGGTAACTGATGTGTTATATCAGCATTCATATGTGTATACGATAGTTTGATAGCAAAAAGAAGTGATAACTTCTGTCATGTAGACTCGTTAAAATAGTGCTTGCGAATTCTATAGGTGGGGGTGATGGCGAAGCTAAGCGTGCTGGAAAGAAGTTCATCACCAGAGAAGAACAACCGGATCAGTAAGCTTTCTctgtcctcctttttctgaaataaagTTTGTTAAATGGTTTTCTTttctgttctcttctttttgaaataAAACGAATTTGATTGGTTTTTATCTCTATTTCCTAGAGAAATATTTTAGCAATGAATTTGTATGGCTTTCCTTTTCAGCTTCCTAACTAGCTCAGATGAATAAACCCACAAATAGGAGAAGTAATCAACATTAGAAACTTGAGCATTCCTTTTGATGATTAATAagtttatatatgctattttacatACCAAAACGTATAGAGACTGCAACTAGTAATGTCAAAATAAGTAGGTTGTATGAGCAGCTCATAATTCAGTTCCCTTGCTAGTAAACAAACTGAAGAAAAGCTAGGCTTTGCCCCCTCATATTTGGCTCCGTTAAGCTCCCATATACtatgttattttattttgaagCAAGGAAATTTTGTTTCATATGGAAATTAGATGCATTTCAAGAGCTTAATAAACCTCATGCTCCCATCAGATTTCTTAAACAAATTGTCTATGAAAAGCATGATTTGTTTGAAATTAAAAGAGTGGACTGGATTACAAATGAGCATAATTAGAGTAATGTTTGGTTGCTTGAGTTTGGCTCTTTGTACTACGGGGGGCAGAAATTGTCTGTCTTGAAAACGCAACATAGTGCATCCCTGCTTTAGCTAGGTTGAGTGGGTTTTCTAGTTTGGGTCAAGTCATGGGCCGAATCTTTTGATCTGGTCTTTCAATGGATCGGTTACGTCTCAGAGCTTTTGCTTGACTTGGATTATACGCATAATTTTCTATTTAGATTGATGCAAATTAGATGAATCTGAgttattattttgaatattagTTTAATGACTAGTTGGCATGTCACGCCCCGGCTCCAAAGGCATACATGAGAATatccaaatatccaaaggcaatccgcctccgaacttacacccttgagtgccccatgaccgtttgcacaatgggggatcgATATCCTCGGACATTTTCCCATAGCAttcgggcagcggaagttcctcctgatcgcaattgactacttcaccaagtgggtcgaagctgaacatttggcgaaaattacagaagctaaggtaTAGGACTTCGTTTGAAAGTCAATTGCCTGTAGGTTTggcctacccagaactctcattactgataatgggtgacaatttgctagggcaaggtttgctgaattttgtaaggatttaaacatctcccataactttacatcagtagcccatccgcaagcaaacggtgaagccgaggttactaacaggactctgctgcaaggaatcaaggcaagacttgaaagggcaaagaaaacttgggcagatgagctttatcatgtgttgtgggcataccgaactacccaaagactgcccatcagggagaccccctttgccttagctttcggaacagaagccgtgatccccaTCGAACTCAAACTTCCGTCGACATGAGTTGTGGCATTCAACAAGCAGCGCAAttcacaggatctcaaagccaacctcgacttattagaagaaaagcgggagacagctcaagttcggatggccgcctacaagcagaaagtggcccgctactataactccggggtcaagagcaaggccttcagagcgggggacttggtacttcggcgagccgctgtctcacaacctcagaatcaaggaaaactcgcccctaactgggaaggtccgtatgaagtcagggaggtggttcggcccaaaacatactatttaaaagagctcggaggagcagaccttccacgaccatagaattcaaaaaatctacgaatgtattaccgataactttgccttaaataaaagtttctttcatactcgcatatcttttcttttggtatgagcttatgacgacaggaagtagctccttcagacaatcaaaattaagcatgtcaggaacaagaggaaaatctcgtcctgacacgaacgaaggcccggttatttagagaccggatggggggagaggcccttgcaacggcccttatgtgcccccacagccatattaggaacaggaggagaacctcgtcctaacatgagcaaagtcaaaggcccaattatttagagaccggatggggggagaggcccttgcaacggccttatgtgcccccacagccatgttaggaacaggaggagaacctcgtcctaacatgagcaaagtcgaaggctcgattatttagagaccggatggggggagaggcccttgcaacggtccttatgtgcccccacagccatgttaggaacaggagaagaacctcatcctaacatgagcaaagtcgaaggttcagttatttagagatcggatgggaggagaggcctttacaacgacccttatgcacccccacagtcatgttaggaacagaaagagaacctcgtcctaacatgagcaaagttaaaggctcgattatttagagatcggatgggggagaggcccttgcaacgcccCTTATATGCCCCCGTAGCCTTGTTAGGAGCAGaaggaagacctcgtcctaacatgagctgaaattgattatgtcgggaacaggaggagaacctcattctgacacaaatgaagatctggtcTGATCGTTTGAGACCGGATGAAAGGAAAAGcccctcagcaactcctctacacccctacaatctcggtaggagcagaaggaaaacctcaccctaacacaaaaaaaaaaagaaaaagagacgagctacaccagagaaaaaaaaattgaactacatccaaggttcaaggaacctcatctcaacgagaaagaaaatctttgtcaaaaatctccagtccctaaaggcgaatcaatacggcgatgatcagaaatcttcaaacaacgtcgacatcgaataagacagaagacaaaagaagttcggtaaacgatgactaaatgcaagaatggacaaagtaatgaaaaattttcttttcatttcattagtaaagtgcacattacaaagcctttgaaggccgaaaaaaaagagcaacaagaaaagaaaggaatacatagaataaaaggtaaaaaagctctaagaaagcttggcttcttcagacttcgaactctcgattccagccatcatcaaagattgctttaagtacttaacctcttcttccagtcccccttttgcTTCCCCCTTCCATGAGATCAGGAAGTACTCGcagtcgaagatgtaccacaagcgcggctctgggcgatcaaggcgaagtACAGTCGgatctatctcttctaccctcgcttTCTTCGCCGATCCAAAAGTTGCAGCGCCTTTcatcttgtgggccttgagactcctGGCTAACATCCAAGCCACGTCTGCGTCCATATCTACAacaaaagaagatcggcacagcttagaaacagagtcacaaaaaaaaagggggagttctggaactaacctaggctggtttgaaggatgcagagatgcagagattgggacgactcgaagaatgcctaaggccgagaaggacgctggggaagaacggaactctcaggaagaaggagggaccgaagaaacttccaggcaaagtgagatcactgaaggagggaggcgggtttaaataggcgacgagaTCTgacgcaataatgactgcagattttctctggccgatctataaccgCCGCGTTGCCCACTCATCGTGGTAGGTGGCTAAAGGCGGCTGACAACTGATAGAACTATTATTGCATTGTatctagagcaatgctccagcaaaaattttaaaaaaatctttttggatcacctcgatttgagaaggctccagcaccagtgcaccaaatgccaaaatatctggaagcatcgagtacgaaaattgagggaggcaacttcagctgtgaaattttttttgtacttccttcattcgaaacccgtactcgaaagtagggggactgatgttgggtataaaataaccccagccgaagtttgtaaaaggtagacccttccagggctcttccaacttccgaccttatgtggcatcttttcgaactcccccgaccgtccgagcttccgtaATATCATTcagacttctctgataatgagctcctccattcatctaccgggcggCTCCAAGCACTtttcgagcttcactatcagccgattttctacagtgatcgactattctctgaacctcttccagacttcttccgaccatgaatgactttactccgaacttcttccgggcttcatcaatgtccgagcttttCCAAtaacaggacttctacagtaatcagattcTATCTaagtttctatgatggtcgaccacctttcggatttCATCGGAGCTCCAacgagagccggatcccagccgaacttctacagcggatggattccagatgaactcctacatggacggactccaccaactggatctctactccaaacttcttccagacttcgtcaatgtccgagcttctctagcagcaggacttctacaataagaagtctccatccgaactttcacgacaactgatcttcgtctGAACTTCAacagcagaattgaatcccgggctcctccaatgttcgaccttcaacagtgtcctcaagactcctccagcagacgaacctccataacgccatccgaactccactgtcggtcgaccctctatcgaATTCCTCAAGAAACTGGACCTCTCTGGCGGACAGTCCACAGATGAgtttctacatcaggcaaaatacagatggacttctctagcaatcggacttctACCAGACTTTTctaacaaaaaatctccatccgagcttctacagcagatgactttcacctgcagcatcagcgccgaaggcacccgacaatagtggactcgtcagcaacctcgaaaatattcgagcctctcttagattgctgagacagagagccattctgctccatcagacattccaaccgagcttcagccatcaggcccgaactctttggcaagtcactgaagcaaaattcagtgcaggggtaaaatgataattttaaaactttttcaaaattatgattttacagtagaaaaatattaattaatctaattaattaatataaatttatcctatactaggatctaaacatgatatatagtatgcatgtatttaaatttgaaattcaaattcgaacagtaaaaactttactataatgtgttcataacacaatacctttgtgcgggtagaagaTCGCTGTAATCTAATCactgtcaggagagtctgatcatcgcgatgcagccacatagcatgtctgatctctacggatcgtccacatgaagcttccagtctgattgACTCtgcacgagtgctagctcgttgtagagctcttttgacggccgatgctgatcgaactccttcgatcgatgtctgtcgatttttcggatgctccggatcatcaacaaacatgcttgagaaaatgttgaagatcttcttaagattttatggactcacgacactcgtatctcactttctcacttcccgaaccccaggctaaaactctagggaactcaccggaaaccttgcacccacttttctttcttttctttctttttctcttggaaggatatggacttccttctcatgcacaagacttctcacatcccaaaatttttcttcaaaaatcttcttcttattgcatgccccactcttatcctccttttataacaacgtcaaatgtcttatccaaaagaaaggataaagatgagtaattgcacatttaaattcaaatcaaattttgaattcaaatggataccaactcatctct
Coding sequences within it:
- the LOC105034000 gene encoding uncharacterized protein, which produces MAMVALSPPTFASAFVPKFSPPTLPNSSSHWASTSIQPGKIQAKLGGGDGEAKRAGKKFITREEQPDQYWQTAGEREGENPMKTPLPYIIIFGWSTPFVILAIAFANGWIKMPMR